DNA sequence from the Marinilongibacter aquaticus genome:
ACATCACTTTGCCCAATTGCTTGTGGTAATGGTCAACCGAATGCGAACCCGTGTTGTTGACAAAGAATTCGAGCTTTTCACGCACTTGTTTTTCTGCTTCTTCAAATTCCGGAAGATCGGTAGAGATTCGACCCGTACGGATATCATCGGCCAGATAGTTTCCAATCGTATATGGGAGTACGAAATAGCCGTCGGCCAAGCCCTGCATCAAAGCGGAGGCTCCCAAGCGGTTTGCTCCGTGATCGGAGAAGTTTGCTTCTCCAATGGCGTAACATCCCGGAATGGTGGTCATCAAATCATAATCTACCCAAATACCGCCCATCGTATAGTGTGTAGCGGGATAGATCATCATTGGGGTTTTGTACGGATCTTCGTCTACGATTTTCTCGTACATCTGGAACAAGTTGCCGTATTTTGCCCGAACCACTTCTTCGCCCAAAGCGACGATTTTTTCATGGCTTGGGTTTTCTATATTGTGAATTCTGGCTTGCTCTTTTCCGTAACGTTCTATCGCCGATTTGAAATCGAGGTAAACCGCTTCTCCTGTTTTATTTACACCATATCCTGCATCACAGCGTTCTTTGGCTGCTCTTGATGCCACATCACGAGGAACCAAGTTTCCGAAAGCAGGATATCTTCTTTCCAAATAGTAATCTCTTTCTTCTTCTGAAAGATCTGTCGGCTTTTTACGGCCTTCGCGAATGGCGTGCACATCTTCCATGTTTTTGGGCACCCAGATTCGCCCATCGTTCCGCAAAGATTCCGACATCAAGGTGAGTTTGGACTGGTATTCACCCGAGCGAGGAATGCAAGTAGGGTGAATCTGCGTGAAACAAGGGTTTGCAAAATAGGCCCCCTTTTTATGGATTTTCCATGCGGCCGTGACGTTCGAACCCATGGCGTTGGTCGATAAAAAGTACACGTTTCCGTATCCTCCACTGGCAATCACCACGGCGTGTGCCGAATGCCTTTCGATTTCGCCAGTCACCAAGTTACGGGCGATGATACCCCTTGCTTTACCATCTACTACAACCAAGTCGAGCATTTCGTGACGGTTGTACATGGCTATCTTACCCCTTGCAATTTGTCTGTTCATTGCCGAATAGGCACCCAACAACAACTGCTGGCCCGTTTGGCCTTTGGCATAAAAGGTACGCGACACCAATACTCCACCGAAAGAGCGGTTGTCGAGCAGTCCACCGTAATCGCGGGCGAAAGGTACACCTTGAGCCACGCACTGGTCGATGATGTTGGCAGAAACTTCTGCAAGCCGATACACGTTGGCTTCGCGGCTGCGGTAGTCGCCACCCTTTACGGTATCGTAGAATAAGCGGTAGGTTGAGTCGCCATCACCTTGGTAATTTTTGGCGGCGTTGATTCCACCTTGAGCCGCAATGGAGTGGGCTCTTCGTGGAGAATCCTGATAGCAGAAAGCTTTTACGTTGTAGCCCAATTCGGCAAGGGTAGCCGATGCCGATCCGCCGGCAAGGCCTGTGCCCACCACGATCACGTCAATCAATCGTTTATTGGCTGGGTTTACAAGGTTGATATGGTCTTTATAAGAAGTCCATTTGCTGGCAATTGGGCCTTCGGGTGTTTTGGCATCGAACTTCACGCTAGAATTAGCCATGGTTTCTTGTTTTTAAGATATTATTTAATCAGAAAATAGATAGGCATTACGGCGAAAGCCGCAGGAATAAGGATTGCGAAAATCCAGACGCCTACTTTCTTAATAAATGGTGAGTATTTGGGATGATTCAAACCCAAGGTCTGAAATCCACTTTGGAAACCGTGCATAAGGTGAAAACCAAGCACAGCCATGGAAATGACATACAAAATGACCAACAGCGGGTGAGAAAAAGCCGTTTCGGCTTCGAGATAAAGGTCTTTTACCGTAACCGACTTGGTGCCGGCCTGCTCGTTCAGCACTTCCAGCATTTTCGCTTCTTGCGAATAATCAGAAGGTAAGGATTCGATCGCCGTGATCTCGCCGCTTGCCAAATTCTCTGTGTAGGTCACATAGGGCAAATGGCCGAAGTGATATTGGTACCAGAAATTGCTCAAATGCACCGCAATGAAAACCAAAATGATGGTTCCCAAAATGGCCATGTTTTTGCTGGCAAAAGAACCTTGGTTTTTCGATACGGCATAACCCACAGGGCGAGCCTTTTTGTTTTGGTACTCGAGATAAATTCCCCAAAAGGCATGGAAAAGAATGGAGAAATAAAGTACGTAAGAAATTGTCTTGATCAGCGGATTGCTGGTCATGAATACAGAATAGGTGTTGAAGGCATAGCCGCCGTCGTCTTTAAACAACTGCAGGTTGCCGACCAAGTGAATGACCAAGAAGGAGCACAGGAAAAGACCCGTAATGGCCATGAGCACTTTTTTGCCTATCGAGCTACTTAATGTTTTGGTTAGCCAAGACATATGGGTTTTGAATTTTTGTGAAGGTTAAATTTTATACTTTTGAACACAAAATGCGGTGTCAAAATTAAAGAGCAAATGATTTAGAACCAATAAAAAATGAAAATCTTGGCACGTGGGCTAAAATCACTGCGTTTTAGGGCTTGAATGCCTCGTATGTGTAGATTTGTGCGTCAATTTTTTGATTCGTTTCGAGAGAAAGGAATAAACTCAAGGTAATTTTCGTTACTTAGTCGTTCCAAAATTTTGGTTTCATTTAATCATTCGGATGAAGAAGCTTTATATCTTTCTATTTTTCTGTTTGGCCTTTTTCCAAAGTCTGAAAACGCTGGCTACGCACTTGCGTGCAGGTGAAATTACGGCCGTGAGAATTTCGAGTACATCGCTTACATATAGGGTAACGATTACAACCTATACGGATGAAATCAACGGCAAGCAGGCCAACGATGCCCAAGAAGATGTGGACTTTTATCCCGGATTTAGCAACAATGGCGTGGTTTCCTATAAAGTGCCGCGTAAGGAAGAATTGCTGATCAGCCCCACAACAAAGAGGAACATATATGAAACCGTAGTGACTTACCCGGCTCCGGGAGTGTACCATTTGAGTTGCGGTATCGTAAACAGAAACGACAACACGATCAACCTGCCGCAGCCTTCAGACAGCATCTCTTGGTTTGTGCAATCCACCATCGTGATCAATGCCTCATTTGGCTTGAACAGCACGCCAGTTCTTTTGAATATCCCCATAGATTCTGCAGCTGTAGGCACTACCTTTATTCATAATCCAGGAGCTTTTGATATCGACGGCGATAGCCTATCTTACCGTTTGGCCGTGCCCTTGAAAGATGCAAACTTGGCCAATGGCGAAGGGATCGTAATCGATGGGTATATAGACCCTTCTTTAGTAGGGGTACCGCCCATATTGAACGAAGCACAAACGGGTCCAGCTACTTTCAAGATCGACGCCCGAACGGGTGATTTGGTTTGGGATGCTCCGCAGAAACCGGGGCAATACAATGTCGCTTTCGTGATCGAAGAATGGCGGAAAGCCCCAGACGGCAGTTCGATTCGTATTGGTTCGATTGAACGGGATATGCAAATTATTGTGGTTGAAACGGAGAACAATAGGCCAGAATTGGAAGTGCCCGACGACCTCTGTATTGAAGCAGGCGAAGAATTGAAGTTCACGGTACGGGCTACCGATGTAGATGCCGGGCAGCAGATTAAGCTGACCAGCTCTGGTGGGGTTTACAACAAAGATGCTGCCGGATTGGATGCACAGTATGTGCCGGATGACCCTGCCACTTTTACGGCTCCCGCTTTGCCGCAACTTTCTCCCGTAGAGGGCACGTTTGCGTGGTTGACCAATTGCGATCACGTACGCCAGCAGGCTTACGATGTGTTGTTCAAAGTAGAAGATGAGCCCGGTCGATTCAATACGCAGTTGGCCGATATTAAGACGATAAAAATCAATGTAAATCCACCGAGCCCGAAAGGTCTGACAGCCGAAGAAGCCGAGGGTGGTGTTCAGCTAAGTTGGTTGCCTTATGCTCAATGTAACCGAATGGGAAGGATTTTCGTTTTTAGAAAAGACGGTTGCAGCGGCCTCAATCCAGATCCTTGTCAAGAGGGCATTCCAGCAGGCTGGAGCTACACACAAATTGGCGAGGTAGGTTTAAACGACACAGAATTTCTGGACGAAACCGCTGAAAAAGGGCAGATATACAGTTATCGATTGGTGTCCGAATTGGATTTGAACACCTTTGTTTCGATGAAAAGTGCCCCTTCCGCTGAGTTTTGTATCGGCTCTGGTTTGCAAGACGGTTTGCCTATCCTGACCAATGTAACCGTAGAAGAAACCAACAATGTGAATGGAGAGATTTTGGTTAAATGGTCTCGTCCTTTGAATTTTGATCAAGACCAAACGCCCGGACCGTATATGTACAAGCTTTACAGAACGGAAGGCTTGGGCGGCGATTCATATGTAGAAATTGCAACAGTGAATACGAATTTGTTGGCTGCGGATGCAGATACGGTGTTTACGGATTCGGGATTGAATACGACTGACAATGTGTACAAATATAAATTGGAATTTTTTGCAGCCGGAGAATCTTTGGGCGAAGCTCCACCAGCCTCGTCTGTACGCTTGAACGGTAGCCCAGACGACAGAAAACTGAATTTGTCTTGGGTGGGGAATACACCTTGGTCAAACGACAATTTCACGCATTATGTGTACAGGGAAGACCAAAATCAACCGGGTCAGTTTCATATTATCGCCGCGGTGGATGTGGCCGGGCCCAATACGTATTCGTTTACCGATTCAGGAACAGACCAATTTCTAGACGACGGTGATCAAAGTATAGTGCTTGAAAACAATGTGGATTATTGTTATAAAGTTGAAACGGTAGGGGTATACGAGAACCAAGGTTCTGTTATGGGCGAATTGCACAATTTTTCACAGATATTCTGCTTGGCACCTGCCGACCGCACTCCGCCTTGCCCTCCAGTCTTGTCTTTGACCAATGCCGGATGCGACAACATGGATCAGGAGGATTTCTGTGCCTCGAATGCATTCACTAACAATTTGACCTGGACAAACCCCACTACAGAGTGCAGAGAAGATCTCATTCGCCACAATGTGTATTTTGCTCGTTATGAAAACGGAACGTTCAATCAAGTGGGCATTACCGATGGGAAGACCAAACGTTTTGATCACCTAAAAAACAATGTAGACGGTTTTGCGGGATGCTATTATGTTACGGCCGTGAGTGTATTGAATGTGGAAAGTGCTCCGAGTAACGTGGTTTGTGCCGACAACTGCGAGAAAATTGCTTTCCCCAACGTGTTTACACCCAATGGCGACGGGAAGAACGACACTTTCGAACCCATGAATTGTCCTGCTTTTGTGAAACACATCAGTTATGAAATTTACAACCGCCAAGGTCTGCTTTTGGCTGAAGGTGAGGGCGAAAAATTGAGTTGGGATGGACGCGATAACAACGGAAATCCTGTATCCGCCGGCACATTCTTTTACCGTGTGAAGGTGCAGTTCAACAGATTGGAAGAAAATTCACCAGTCTACACGTACAAGGGATACTTGGAGATTATACGTTAA
Encoded proteins:
- a CDS encoding succinate dehydrogenase cytochrome b subunit, translating into MSWLTKTLSSSIGKKVLMAITGLFLCSFLVIHLVGNLQLFKDDGGYAFNTYSVFMTSNPLIKTISYVLYFSILFHAFWGIYLEYQNKKARPVGYAVSKNQGSFASKNMAILGTIILVFIAVHLSNFWYQYHFGHLPYVTYTENLASGEITAIESLPSDYSQEAKMLEVLNEQAGTKSVTVKDLYLEAETAFSHPLLVILYVISMAVLGFHLMHGFQSGFQTLGLNHPKYSPFIKKVGVWIFAILIPAAFAVMPIYFLIK
- a CDS encoding gliding motility-associated C-terminal domain-containing protein; its protein translation is MKKLYIFLFFCLAFFQSLKTLATHLRAGEITAVRISSTSLTYRVTITTYTDEINGKQANDAQEDVDFYPGFSNNGVVSYKVPRKEELLISPTTKRNIYETVVTYPAPGVYHLSCGIVNRNDNTINLPQPSDSISWFVQSTIVINASFGLNSTPVLLNIPIDSAAVGTTFIHNPGAFDIDGDSLSYRLAVPLKDANLANGEGIVIDGYIDPSLVGVPPILNEAQTGPATFKIDARTGDLVWDAPQKPGQYNVAFVIEEWRKAPDGSSIRIGSIERDMQIIVVETENNRPELEVPDDLCIEAGEELKFTVRATDVDAGQQIKLTSSGGVYNKDAAGLDAQYVPDDPATFTAPALPQLSPVEGTFAWLTNCDHVRQQAYDVLFKVEDEPGRFNTQLADIKTIKINVNPPSPKGLTAEEAEGGVQLSWLPYAQCNRMGRIFVFRKDGCSGLNPDPCQEGIPAGWSYTQIGEVGLNDTEFLDETAEKGQIYSYRLVSELDLNTFVSMKSAPSAEFCIGSGLQDGLPILTNVTVEETNNVNGEILVKWSRPLNFDQDQTPGPYMYKLYRTEGLGGDSYVEIATVNTNLLAADADTVFTDSGLNTTDNVYKYKLEFFAAGESLGEAPPASSVRLNGSPDDRKLNLSWVGNTPWSNDNFTHYVYREDQNQPGQFHIIAAVDVAGPNTYSFTDSGTDQFLDDGDQSIVLENNVDYCYKVETVGVYENQGSVMGELHNFSQIFCLAPADRTPPCPPVLSLTNAGCDNMDQEDFCASNAFTNNLTWTNPTTECREDLIRHNVYFARYENGTFNQVGITDGKTKRFDHLKNNVDGFAGCYYVTAVSVLNVESAPSNVVCADNCEKIAFPNVFTPNGDGKNDTFEPMNCPAFVKHISYEIYNRQGLLLAEGEGEKLSWDGRDNNGNPVSAGTFFYRVKVQFNRLEENSPVYTYKGYLEIIR
- a CDS encoding fumarate reductase/succinate dehydrogenase flavoprotein subunit, producing MKFDAKTPEGPIASKWTSYKDHINLVNPANKRLIDVIVVGTGLAGGSASATLAELGYNVKAFCYQDSPRRAHSIAAQGGINAAKNYQGDGDSTYRLFYDTVKGGDYRSREANVYRLAEVSANIIDQCVAQGVPFARDYGGLLDNRSFGGVLVSRTFYAKGQTGQQLLLGAYSAMNRQIARGKIAMYNRHEMLDLVVVDGKARGIIARNLVTGEIERHSAHAVVIASGGYGNVYFLSTNAMGSNVTAAWKIHKKGAYFANPCFTQIHPTCIPRSGEYQSKLTLMSESLRNDGRIWVPKNMEDVHAIREGRKKPTDLSEEERDYYLERRYPAFGNLVPRDVASRAAKERCDAGYGVNKTGEAVYLDFKSAIERYGKEQARIHNIENPSHEKIVALGEEVVRAKYGNLFQMYEKIVDEDPYKTPMMIYPATHYTMGGIWVDYDLMTTIPGCYAIGEANFSDHGANRLGASALMQGLADGYFVLPYTIGNYLADDIRTGRISTDLPEFEEAEKQVREKLEFFVNNTGSHSVDHYHKQLGKVMWDKVGMSRNEKGLQEAIDEIKAIREDFWKNVKVPGNMSEMNPELEKAMRVADFLELGELFARDALHRNESCGGHFREEYQTEDGEALRDDKNFAYVAAWEYQGEPSKAVLHKEQLEFKDIELKTRSYK